The following are encoded in a window of Impatiens glandulifera chromosome 5, dImpGla2.1, whole genome shotgun sequence genomic DNA:
- the LOC124938720 gene encoding senescence-specific cysteine protease SAG39-like encodes MNQHQLLCLTLFFILTTLASQAASRSLNGHSTMLKRHERWMTEQGRVYKDGAEKEKRFSIFKDNVEMIESFNRAANKPYKMGINQFADLTNQEFKLRNKFKSHVCSDNNSLFRYQNISAVPATMDWRKKGAVTPIKDQGQCGCCWAFSAVAATEGIAQITTGKLISLSEQELVDCDVNGQDQGCNGGLMDDAFEFIQSNGGLTSESNYGYDGSDGTCNKKKESNHAATITGYEDVPANSESSLMKAVANQPVSVAIDAGDSDFQFYSSGVFTGECGTELDHGVTAVGYGTTDDGTKYWIVKNSWGESWGEEGYIRMQRDIEAKEGLCGIAMQASYPTAAE; translated from the exons CATTCCACAATGCTGAAGAGGCATGAAAGATGGATGACAGAGCAAGGGCGCGTTTACAAAGACGGGGCTGAAAAGGAGAAACGCTTCAGCATATTCAAAGATAACGTGGAGATGATAGAATCCTTTAACAGGGCCGCAAACAAGCCTTATAAAATGGGAATCAATCAGTTTGCAGACCTGACCAACCAAGAGTTCAAGCTAAGGAATAAGTTCAAGAGTCATGTTTGCTCTGATAATAATTCCTTGTTCAGATACCAAAACATTTCAGCTGTGCCCGCCACCATGGACTGGCGGAAGAAGGGTGCCGTCACCCCCATCAAGGACCAGGGACAATGCG GTTGTTGTTGGGCTTTTTCTGCTGTGGCTGCAACAGAAGGAATCGCTCAGATAACAACGGGAAAACTGATATCTTTGTCCGAGCAAGAGCTTGTTGATTGTGATGTAAACGGACAGGATCAAGGCTGCAACGGGGGTCTCATGGACGACGCCTTCGAATTCATCCAAAGCAATGGGGGACTGACCAGCGAATCCAACTACGGATACGATGGATCTGACGGGACTTGCAATAAGAAGAAGGAATCAAACCACGCAGCAACTATAACTGGCTACGAAGACGTGCCAGCCAACAGCGAAAGTTCACTAATGAAAGCTGTAGCCAATCAACCTGTCTCTGTAGCAATTGATGCTGGAGACTCTGATTTCCAATTCTACTCTAGCGGGGTCTTCACCGGTGAGTGTGGAACTGAGCTGGACCACGGTGTGACGGCGGTGGGGTATGGAACAACAGATGATGGAACCAAATACTGGATTGTGAAGAATTCGTGGGGAGAAAGCTGGGGAGAAGAAGGATACATAAGAATGCAGAGGGACATTGAAGCCAAGGAAGGCCTATGCGGTATTGCTATGCAGGCTTCCTATCCCACTGCTGCAGAGTAA